Proteins from one Candidatus Hydrogenedentota bacterium genomic window:
- a CDS encoding SDR family oxidoreductase, which produces MSRLLQNQVAIITGAGRGIGAAAARLLAEQGAAVIASDRDAGPLAETVAAIEAAGGAARAVAGDITDPAFPEALIGAALEAFGGLHILVNNAGYTWDGMLHKMSDKQWEAMLAVHNTAPFRLVRAAAPFMRDAAKQEQAAGERPAPRCIINVSSTSGLHGNVGQLNYATAKMGLVGFTKTVAKEWGPFNIRCNAVAFGYIETRLTQAKESGDSITVDGEAIQLGVPGHMHDLVKMLIPMGRTGTVEEAAGGILLLASPWAGYINGHTLEVTGGMGI; this is translated from the coding sequence ATGTCACGGCTGCTTCAGAATCAGGTTGCAATCATTACGGGCGCGGGCCGGGGCATTGGCGCGGCGGCCGCGCGGCTCCTGGCGGAACAGGGCGCCGCCGTGATCGCCAGCGATCGGGACGCGGGCCCGCTGGCGGAAACCGTGGCCGCTATCGAGGCGGCGGGCGGCGCGGCGCGTGCCGTCGCGGGCGACATCACGGATCCCGCCTTTCCCGAGGCGCTGATCGGGGCGGCGCTGGAGGCGTTCGGCGGGCTGCACATTCTGGTGAACAACGCCGGATACACCTGGGACGGCATGCTGCACAAAATGTCGGACAAGCAGTGGGAGGCCATGCTCGCGGTGCACAACACGGCGCCGTTTCGCCTCGTGCGCGCCGCCGCCCCGTTCATGCGGGACGCCGCAAAACAGGAACAAGCCGCCGGGGAACGCCCTGCCCCCCGCTGTATCATCAATGTCTCATCCACCTCCGGGCTGCACGGCAACGTGGGGCAACTCAACTACGCCACGGCGAAGATGGGCCTGGTGGGGTTCACCAAGACGGTCGCGAAGGAATGGGGGCCGTTCAACATCCGGTGCAACGCGGTGGCGTTTGGCTATATCGAGACCCGGCTCACGCAGGCGAAGGAGTCGGGCGACTCCATTACGGTCGATGGCGAGGCAATCCAACTCGGCGTGCCGGGGCACATGCACGATCTGGTCAAGATGCTGATTCCGATGGGGCGCACGGGGACGGTGGAGGAGGCGGCGGGCGGGATTCTCCTGCTGGCGTCACCGTGGGCCGGGTATATCAATGGACACACGCTGGAAGTAACGGGCGGCATGGGCATATAG